A genome region from Vulpes lagopus strain Blue_001 chromosome 7, ASM1834538v1, whole genome shotgun sequence includes the following:
- the FCHO1 gene encoding F-BAR domain only protein 1 isoform X3: MDQERLRRESTSQKEMDKAETKTKKAAESLRRSVEKYNSARTDFEQKMLDSALRFQAMEETHLRHMKALLGSYAHSVEDTHVQIGQVHEEFKQNIENVSVEMLLRKFAESKGTGREKPGPLDFETYSAAALQEAMKRLRGAKAFRLPGLSRREREPPAAVDSLEPNSGTCPEVDEEGFTVRPDVTQNSAAEPSRFSSSDSDFDDEEPRKFYVHIKPAPAGAPACSPEAAAAQLRATAGSLILPPGPGGTIKRHSSRDATGKPQRPRSAPRTSSCAEKLQSDEQFSKNLFGPPLESAFDHEDFTGSSSLGFTSSPSPFSSSSPENVEDSGLDSPSHVAPGPSPDSWVPRPGTPQSPPSYRAPASESRGTRPLPASDSPQPLAPSPGPWGLEAVAGGDLMPVPADLAAREGLAAPPRRARTRKVSCPLTRSNGDLSRSLSPSPLGSSTTSTLSDRPSFSSQTGHGVSRGPSPVVLGSQDALPVATAFTEYVHAYFRGHSPSCLARVSGELTMTFPAGIVRVFSATPPPPVLSFRLVHTSAIEHYQPNADLLFSDPSQSDPETKDFWLNMGALTEALQRQAEQNPAASYYNVVLLRYQFSRPGPQSVPLQLSAHWQCGATLTQVSVEYSYRPGATAVPTPLTNVQILLPVGEPVTNIRLQPAATWNLEEKRLLWKLPDVSEAGGSGHLSASWEPCSGPSTPSPVAAQFTSEGTTLSGVDLELVGSGYRMSLVKRRFATGMYLVSC; the protein is encoded by the exons ATGGACCAGGAGCGGCTGCGTAGGGAGAGCACCAGCCAGAAGGAGATGGACAAG GCAGAGACGAAAACGAAGAAGGCGGCAGAGAGCCTGCGGCGCTCGGTGGAGAAGTACAACTCAGCCCGCACTGACTTTGAGCAGAAGATGCTGGACTCAGCTCTG CGCTTCCAAGCCATGGAGGAGACCCACCTGCGGCACATGAAGGCACTGCTCGGCTCCTATGCCCACTCGGTGGAGGACACCCATGTGCAGATTGGGCAG GTGCATGAGGAGTTTAAGCAGAACATAGAGAATGTCAGTGTGGAGATGCTCCTGAGGAAGTTTGCAGAGAGCAAGGGCACAGGCCGGGAGAAGCCTG GGCCTTTGGATTTTGAGACATACAGTGCGGCTGCCCTGCAGGAAG CAATGAAACGTTTGCGGGGAGCCAAGGCCTTTCGCCTCCCAGGATTGAGCCGGCGGGAGCGGGAGCCACCTGCAGCTGT AGATTCCCTGGAGCCCAATTCAGGG ACGTGTCCAGAGGTGGATGAAGAAGGTTTCACTGTCCGGCCTGATGTGACTCAGAATA GCGCGGCGGAGCCCTCCCGCTTTTCCTCCAGTGACTCCGACTTCGATGATGAGGAGCCTCGAAAGTTCTATGTGCACATCAAGCCTGCCCCTGCCGGGGCACCGGCCTGCAGCCCTGAGGCAGCTGCTGCCCAACTCAGGGCCACAGCCGGCAGCCTCATCCTTCCTCCTGGCCCAGGG GGCACCATAAAACGCCATTCTTCAC GGGACGCCACTGGGAAACCACAGAGGCCTCGATCTGCCCCGAGAACCAGCAG CTGTGCAGAGAAGCTGCAGTCAGATGAGCAGTTTTCCAAGAACCTTTTTGGGCCGCCCCTAGAGTCGGCCTTTGACCACGAAGACTTTACAG GCTCCAGCAGCCTCGGCTTCACCTCCAGCCCCTCACCTTTCTCCTCCTCGTCGCCCGAGAATGTGGAGGACTCCGGCCTGGACTCGCCATCCCACGTGGCGCCTGGCCCCTCCCCGGATTCCTGGGTCCCCCGCCCGGGCACCCCGCAGAGCCCACCTAGCTATAGGGCACCGGCCTCCGAGTCGAGGGGGACACGGCCCCTGCCAGCGTCGGACTCGCCACAGCCCCTCGCCCCATCCCCGGGTccctgggggctggaggctgTGGCTGGAGGAG ACCTGATGCCTGTACCTGCTGACCTTGCAGCCAGAGAAGGCCTGGCAGCCCCGCCCCGGAGAGCCCGCACCAGGAAGGTGTCCTGCCCCCTCACGCGCAGCAACGGGGACCTG TCCCGGTCTCTGAGCCCCTCCCCACTGGGCTCCTCCACCACCAGCACCCTCTCGGACCGGCCCAGCTTCTCATCACAGACGGGACACG GAGTCTCCCGGGGACCCAGCCCCGTGGTCCTGGGCTCCCAGGATGCCTTGCCTGTAGCCACCGCCTTCACAGAGTATGTCCACGCCTACTTTCGAGGTCACAGCCCCAG CTGCCTGGCTCGAGTATCTGGGGAACTGACCATGACCTTCCCGGCTGGCATCGTGCGTGTGTTCAGCgcgaccccacccccacctgtccTCAGCTTCCGCCTCGTGCACACGTCCGCCATCGAGCACTACCAGCCCAACGCTGACCTGCTCTTCAG TGACCCCTCCCAGAGCGACCCTGAGACCAAAGACTTCTGGCTCAACATGGGGGCTCTGACGGAGGCCCTGCAGCGCCAGGCGGAGCAGAACCCCGCTGCCTCCTACTACAACGTCGTGCTACTGCGGTACCAG TTCTCTCGCCCGGGTCCCCAGTCCGTGCCTCTACAGCTGAGCGCCCACTGGCAGTGCGGGGCGACCCTCACTCAGGTCTCGGTGGAGTACAGCTACCGGCCCGGTGCCACAGCCGTGCCCACACCACTCACCAATGTCCAGATCCTGCTGCCTGTCGGCGAGCCTGTGACCAACATCCGCCTACAGCCGGCCGCCACTTG GAATCTGGAGGAGAAGCGGCTCCTTTGGAAGCTGCCAGATGTGTCTGAAGCAGGGG gctCTGGCCACCTATCTGCCAGCTGGGAGCCGTGCTCGGGGCCCAGCACACCCAGCCCTGTGGCCGCCCAGTTCACCAGCGAGGGGACCACTCTGTCCGGCGTGGACCTGGAGTTGGTGGGCAGTGGCTACCGCATGTCTCTTGTAAAGAGGAGGTTTGCTACAG GGATGTACCTGGTAAGCTGCTGA